One region of Carya illinoinensis cultivar Pawnee chromosome 8, C.illinoinensisPawnee_v1, whole genome shotgun sequence genomic DNA includes:
- the LOC122318296 gene encoding zinc finger CCCH domain-containing protein 44-like isoform X1, with protein MERTHAEQQQVSSHYRPCLQDGRVEQGGFDDSVPTVDIMSVDQREAMRDMDYSQLVGAPEASVTAKEDVSVPQVEMLMMMKKTMEVKPVETMVAKRKRGRPPGGLAKTNKTTPLVRKKKDEEDVCFICFDGGTLVLCDRRGCPKAYHPACIKRDESFFKSRAKWNCGWHICSSCQKAAHYMCYTCTYSLCKGCIKDADYLSVRGNNGFCGMCMRTVMLIENFEGNTEVARVDFDDKSSWEYLFKMYWIFLKGKLSLTLDELTRAKNPWKGAYSIAYKGGSSGELYDGIDDKVSSGDNSCAGLQTNNPKKRKAIEQTIFNKDSLTMEKTGCDKDPHLPEGTIWASKELLEFVAHMKNGDTSVLSQFDVQALLLEYVRKNNLRDPHRKCQIVCDLRLLSLFGKARIRHFEMLKLLESHFLIKESSSADDILRVGVVDDIPSQLEADGRYDNQLPIGSDKGHNTHKKADDRGSQTNADAFAAIDVHNINLIYLRRNLLESFMDDADKFHDKVVGSIVRIRIPNNDKKQETYRLVQVAGTSKVAKPYKLGERNADVMLEILNLETKEVISIDGISNQDFCEDECKRLHQSIKCGLIKRLTVGEIQEKAMTLQAVRVNDVLETEIIGLNQLHDWASEKGHEKEFRECVEKLQLLNSPEERQRRLFEICEVHIDPKMDPSYDSEDDVGELDEKKQDDNVRTKLSGYARKESDPFSARRAGDVSNDSKTGAQKNLTKSCKRTGKAGITSSPDKGGATWFHEIMNGSSWKKKEASGLNNLDTPANQINTSGSLTIVCNSQAVVKSELFSGVAAEISPLALSTQADESANNFETDKIWHYLDPNGIIQGPFSMLQLRKWNTIGHFPPDLRIWRINEKLDKSVLLNDALSGKYHEAKMVPDNSNLPSQDLGVATDDRDNNGYGGLSASTNTSQIDNKKEGSWEPVQNDPSGNDGLFRSDERVSSSSSWTTPADVTNTNERKNGSFEPGWDSSKGNSSWPDQPQACGSSLVPPAFSGKSFGSVSYPVREVYGGECTSGQENGNCNSQSTADSQFKSEQGFEHRFDSEGHSGQSSGQSWRPPPVNVSSSDWVSSSGFISLVKSLKTTEETQEIDFQGPSNPTPKQSNEDLEVQAPEYKGAASSVPVQDAGPSRSTASSLVGGGGKVSEVTDELGGYSSTPAKPSIGDWGSSIVSASSLKPTEIVHAATPTSINDQLTHSSPSHPTSNASSWQAIVTEPTEFCSLVDESVSDLLAEAEATESLDGLPSPTSIMKCRDVLTQDSKHDCISPLDEFSPGLDPGRSDALSSTGDLQAPSQSTVTDERDDICRADVIDPEKRSSMHSSSSFEVEGDAKPADISVNQWEARSEIQPTPPSAASRDISTTQMSWRVGLESRTTSWRGVQGSANVGRGALDQRNTNMGWGSVQMATQDGISMNFGASAGNPGFPKLRSSGDRFSGPRDWGFQSRDVGYGRGRGTWNRQPFFVGGNESSFRPSKSHRICKFYERGYCKKGASCNYLHP; from the exons ATGGAACGAACGCATGCAGAGCAGCAACAAGTTTCGAGTCACTACAGGCCTTGTCTTCAGGATGGAAGAGTTGAGCAGGGCGGTTTTGACGACTCAGTGCCTACCGTGGACATCATGAGCGTCGATCAACGCGAGGCAATGAGGGATATGGATTATTCGCAGCTCGTCGGGGCTCCGGAGGCTAGTGTCACGGCCAAAGAGGACGTGTCCGTGCCGCAGGTGGAGATGCTGATGATGATGAAAAAAACGATGGAGGTGAAGCCCGTGGAGACGATGGTGGCGAAGAGAAAGCGTGGTCGGCCGCCCGGGGGTCTGGCTAAGACGAACAAAACCACTCCGCTGGTTAGGAAGAAGAAGGACGAAGAGGATGTGTGTTTCATATGCTTCGATGGTGGGACCCTTGTGCTGTGTGATCGCCG GGGCTGCCCTAAAGCATATCATCCGGCCTGCATTAAGAGAGACGAGTCGTTCTTTAAATCAAGGGCTAAGTGGAATTGTG GTTGGCATATATGCAGCAGTTGTCAGAAGGCTGCACATTATATGTGCTATACTTGTACATATTCCCTGTGCAAGGGTTGTATCAAAGATGCTGATTATCTGAGCGTAAGAGGAAATAATGGATTTTGTGGGATGTGCATGAGAACTGTGATGCTGATTGAAAATTTCGAAGGAAATACAGAAGTG GCTCGAGTGGATTTTGACGACAAAAGTAGTTGGGAATATCTCTTCAAGATGTATTGGATATTTTTGAAGGGAAAACTATCATTAACTTTAGATGAGCTCACTCGAGCTAAAAATCCATGGAAAGGAGCTTATTCTATAGCTTATAAGGGGGGGTCTTCAGGTGAACTTTATGATGGTATTGATGACAAAGTTTCTAGTGGTGACAATTCTTGTgcaggcctgcaaacaaataatcccaaaaaaagaaaagctatCGAGCAGACTATTTTTAACAAGGACTCTCTAACTATGGAGAAAACAGGTTGCGACAAAGATCCGCATCTGCCGGAAGGCACAATATGGGCATCAAAGGAGCTCTTGGAATTTGTTGCACATATGAAAAATGGTGACACATCTGTGCTATCTCAGTTTGATGTCCAGGCTCTTTTGCTGGAGTATGTAAGGAAAAACAATCTTCGAGATCCTCACCGGAAATGCCAAATTGTTTGTGATTTGAGGCTCCTAAGTCTGTTTGGGAAAGCGCGCATACGTCACTTTGAAATGCTAAAGCTTCTTGAATCTCACTTTCTAATAAAAGAAAGCTCATCAGCAGATGATATATTAAGGGTGGGAGTTGTTGATGATATTCCTAGCCAGTTGGAGGCTGATGGGAGATATGATAACCAACTTCCAATAGGTAGTGACAAGGGCCATAACACACATAAAAAAGCTGATGATAGGGGATCACAGACTAATGCAGATGCATTTGCAGCGATAGATGTTCACAATATTAACTTGATTTACTTGCGGCGTAATTTATTGGAGAGTTTTATGGATGATGCTGACAAATTTCATGACAAAGTTGTTGGGTCCATTGTGCGAATAAGAATTcccaataatgataaaaaacaagaaacatATAGGCTTGTACAAGTTGCAG GTACAAGCAAGGTGGCCAAACCATATAAACTTGGAGAAAGAAATGCTGATGTGATGCTCGAAATCTTAAATTTAGAAACCAAAGAAGTCATATCAATTGATGGAATTTCAAATCAGGACTTCTGTGAG GATGAATGCAAGCGTTTACACCAGAGTATAAAATGTGGGCTCATCAAACGATTGACTGTG GGTGAGATTCAGGAAAAAGCAATGACACTTCAAGCAGTGAGAGTAAATGAT GTGCTGGAAACTGAGATAATAGGACTTAATCAACTACATGATTGGGCAAGTGAAAAGGGACATGAGAAGGA GTTTAGAGAATGTGTGGAGAAATTACAGCTTCTGAACTCACCTGAGGAACGACAGCGCAGACTGTTTGAGATTTGCGAAGTACACATTGATCCTAAAATGGATCCAAGTTATGATTCTGAGGACGATGTGGGAGAATTAGATGAGAAGAAACAAG ATGATAATGTGAGGACAAAACTTTCTGGATATGCAAGAAAGGAGAGTGACCCTTTCTCTGCTCGAAGAGCAGGTGATGTCTCGAATGATTCTAAAACTGGGGCACAGAAAAACTTAACCAAGTCTTGCAAGCGAACTGGAAAAGCTGGTATCACAAGCAGTCCTGATAAAGGTGGAGCTACTTGGTTTCATGAGATAATGAATGGATCTTcttggaagaaaaaagaagcatCTGGCTTAAATAATTTGGATACACCAGCAAACCAGATCAATACTTCTGGTTCATTGACCATTGTTTGTAACAGTCAAGCAGTGGTCAAGTCTGAATTGTTTTCTGGGGTTGCAGCAGAAATTTCACCACTGGCTCTTTCTACACAGGCGGACGAATCTGCTAACAATTTTGAGACTGACAAAATTTGGCACTACCTAGACCCGAATGGAATAATTCAAGGACCATTTTCTATGTTACAACTACGTAAATGGAATACCATTGGGCACTTCCCTCCTGATCTCAGAATATGGAGGATAAATGAAAAGCTAGATAAATCTGTACTTTTGAATGATGCGTTAAGTGGGAAATACCATGAAGCAAAGATGGTGCCAGATAACAGTAATTTACCGTCTCAAGATCTTGGAGTTGCCACAGATGATAGAGATAATAATGGCTATGGTGGGTTGAGCGCAAGTACAAATACCTCTCAGATAGACAATAAAAAAGAGGGAAGCTGGGAGCCAGTGCAGAATGACCCAAGTGGTAATGATGGATTGTTCAGGAGCGATGAAAGGGTCTCTAGTTCATCTAGTTGGACTACACCTGCTGATGTCACCAACACTAATGAGAGAAAGAATGGTAGTTTTGAACCAGGCTGGGACTCATCAAAGGGTAATAGTTCTTGGCCTGACCAGCCCCAAGCGTGTGGTAGTTCACTAGTCCCGCCTGCATTTTCTGGCAAGTCGTTTGGATCTGTATCATATCCAGTGAGGGAAGTTTATGGGGGTGAATGTACTTCTGGTCAGGAGAATGGAAATTGCAATTCACAGAGCACTGCTGACAGTCAGTTTAAAAGTGAACAGGGTTTTGAGCACCGATTTGACAGTGAGGGCCATTCAGGCCAATCTTCTGGGCAGAGCTGGAGACCTCCACCTGTAAATGTATCATCAAGCGACTGGGTTTCCAGCTCTGGTTTCATTTCTCTAGTTAAGTCACTTAAAACAACTGAGGAAACTCAGGAAATTGATTTTCAAGGTCCATCAAATCCCACTCCAAAGCAAAGCAATGAAGACTTGGAAGTTCAGGCTCCCGAATACAAAGGAGCTGCTTCAAGTGTTCCCGTTCAGGATGCAGGCCCTAGCAGGAGTACTGCCTCTAGTTTAGTGGGTGGTGGGGGAAAAGTTTCTGAAGTAACTGATGAATTGGGAGGTTACTCCTCAACTCCTGCCAAACCTTCCATTGGGGATTGGGGCTCCAGTATTGTTTCTGCATCATCTCTGAAACCAACTGAAATTGTTCATGCTGCAACCCCGACTTCAATCAATGACCAACTGACACATTCTTCCCCATCCCATCCAACATCTAATGCATCTAGTTGGCAGGCAATTGTTACTGAACCCACTGAGTTTTGCTCTTTAGTTGATGAATCTGTTTCAGATCTGTTGGCTGAAGCTGAAGCAACGGAGTCTCTTGATGGCTTGCCTTCCCCTACTTCAATTATGAAATGTAGAGATGTATTGACACAGGATTCAAAACATGATTGTATCAGTCCTCTAGATGAGTTTAGCCCAGGGCTTGATCCCGGAAGAAGTGATGCTTTAAGCTCCACTGGTGATTTACAAGCACCTTCTCAGTCCACGGTGACTGATGAACGAGATGACATATGTCGTGCTGATGTTATTGATCCGGAAAAGAGATCAAGCATGCATTCCTCCTCaagttttgaagttgaaggAGATGCAAAGCCTGCCGATATTTCAGTGAACCAATGGGAAGCTCGTTCTGAAATCCAACCTACACCACCATCTGCAGCAAGTAGGGATATATCTACTACGCAGATGAGTTGGAGAGTGGGATTGGAAAGTAGAACAACCAGTTGGAGAGGGGTGCAGGGAAGTGCAAACGTTGGCCGGGGAGCATTAGatcaaagaaatacaaatatgggTTGGGGATCTGTTCAAATGGCAACACAGGACGGAATAAGTATGAATTTTGGTGCTTCTGCCGGGAATCCTGGTTTCCCGAAACTGAGAAGCAGCGGTGACAGATTCTCTGGACCTAGAGATTGGGGTTTTCAGAGCAGGGATGTAGGATATGGTAGAGGTAGGGGAACGTGGAACAGGCAGCCCTTTTTTGTTGGTGGAAATGAAAGTTCTTTCAGGCCTTCCAAAAGTCAcagaatttgtaaattttacGAAAGAGGGTATTGTAAGAAGGGAGCGTCGTGTAATTATTTGCACCCATGA
- the LOC122318297 gene encoding probable phosphatase phospho1 isoform X1 has product MIFSLMAAKTSSPNLCPRVPISFTQKPLQLLLVDITPLKPCEFQHNHTVSHHVWLVHECPNLILHCTQQRSMVGDATVRWLKKSKLLFIKTAPKNFIYLGDGNGDYCPTLKLGEGDYVTPRKNYPMWKHFVNDC; this is encoded by the exons ATGATTTTCTCTTTAATGGCTGCCAAAACATCTAGTCCAAATCTCTGTCCTAGAGTGCCCATTTCCTTCACACAAAAGCCACTTCAGCTGTTACTCGTCGACATAACACCACTTAAGCCATGTG AATTTCAACATAATCATACCGTTTCCCATCATGTGTGGTTGGTGCATGAATGCCCCAACTTGATTCTACACTGCACACAACAAAGATCTATGGTTGGTGATGCAAC GGTCAGGTGGTTGAAGAAATCCAAGCTTCTATTTATAAAAACAGCACCGAAAAACTTCATCTACCTTGGAGATGGGAATGGTGATTATTGCCCTACTCTGAAGCTTGGTGAAGGTGATTATGTGACGCCGAGGAAGAATTATCCTATGTGGAAACACTTTGTGAATGACTGCTAG
- the LOC122318297 gene encoding uncharacterized protein LOC122318297 isoform X2 — protein MCLVEFQHNHTVSHHVWLVHECPNLILHCTQQRSMVGDATVRWLKKSKLLFIKTAPKNFIYLGDGNGDYCPTLKLGEGDYVTPRKNYPMWKHFVNDC, from the exons ATGTG TCTTGTAGAATTTCAACATAATCATACCGTTTCCCATCATGTGTGGTTGGTGCATGAATGCCCCAACTTGATTCTACACTGCACACAACAAAGATCTATGGTTGGTGATGCAAC GGTCAGGTGGTTGAAGAAATCCAAGCTTCTATTTATAAAAACAGCACCGAAAAACTTCATCTACCTTGGAGATGGGAATGGTGATTATTGCCCTACTCTGAAGCTTGGTGAAGGTGATTATGTGACGCCGAGGAAGAATTATCCTATGTGGAAACACTTTGTGAATGACTGCTAG
- the LOC122318296 gene encoding zinc finger CCCH domain-containing protein 44-like isoform X2, translating to MERTHAEQQQVSSHYRPCLQDGRVEQGGFDDSVPTVDIMSVDQREAMRDMDYSQLVGAPEASVTAKEDVSVPQVEMLMMMKKTMEVKPVETMVAKRKRGRPPGGLAKTNKTTPLVRKKKDEEDVCFICFDGGTLVLCDRRGCPKAYHPACIKRDESFFKSRAKWNCGWHICSSCQKAAHYMCYTCTYSLCKGCIKDADYLSVRGNNGFCGMCMRTVMLIENFEGNTEVARVDFDDKSSWEYLFKMYWIFLKGKLSLTLDELTRAKNPWKGAYSIAYKGGSSGELYDGIDDKVSSGDNSCAGLQTNNPKKRKAIEQTIFNKDSLTMEKTGCDKDPHLPEGTIWASKELLEFVAHMKNGDTSVLSQFDVQALLLEYVRKNNLRDPHRKCQIVCDLRLLSLFGKARIRHFEMLKLLESHFLIKESSSADDILRVGVVDDIPSQLEADGRYDNQLPIGTSKVAKPYKLGERNADVMLEILNLETKEVISIDGISNQDFCEDECKRLHQSIKCGLIKRLTVGEIQEKAMTLQAVRVNDVLETEIIGLNQLHDWASEKGHEKEFRECVEKLQLLNSPEERQRRLFEICEVHIDPKMDPSYDSEDDVGELDEKKQDDNVRTKLSGYARKESDPFSARRAGDVSNDSKTGAQKNLTKSCKRTGKAGITSSPDKGGATWFHEIMNGSSWKKKEASGLNNLDTPANQINTSGSLTIVCNSQAVVKSELFSGVAAEISPLALSTQADESANNFETDKIWHYLDPNGIIQGPFSMLQLRKWNTIGHFPPDLRIWRINEKLDKSVLLNDALSGKYHEAKMVPDNSNLPSQDLGVATDDRDNNGYGGLSASTNTSQIDNKKEGSWEPVQNDPSGNDGLFRSDERVSSSSSWTTPADVTNTNERKNGSFEPGWDSSKGNSSWPDQPQACGSSLVPPAFSGKSFGSVSYPVREVYGGECTSGQENGNCNSQSTADSQFKSEQGFEHRFDSEGHSGQSSGQSWRPPPVNVSSSDWVSSSGFISLVKSLKTTEETQEIDFQGPSNPTPKQSNEDLEVQAPEYKGAASSVPVQDAGPSRSTASSLVGGGGKVSEVTDELGGYSSTPAKPSIGDWGSSIVSASSLKPTEIVHAATPTSINDQLTHSSPSHPTSNASSWQAIVTEPTEFCSLVDESVSDLLAEAEATESLDGLPSPTSIMKCRDVLTQDSKHDCISPLDEFSPGLDPGRSDALSSTGDLQAPSQSTVTDERDDICRADVIDPEKRSSMHSSSSFEVEGDAKPADISVNQWEARSEIQPTPPSAASRDISTTQMSWRVGLESRTTSWRGVQGSANVGRGALDQRNTNMGWGSVQMATQDGISMNFGASAGNPGFPKLRSSGDRFSGPRDWGFQSRDVGYGRGRGTWNRQPFFVGGNESSFRPSKSHRICKFYERGYCKKGASCNYLHP from the exons ATGGAACGAACGCATGCAGAGCAGCAACAAGTTTCGAGTCACTACAGGCCTTGTCTTCAGGATGGAAGAGTTGAGCAGGGCGGTTTTGACGACTCAGTGCCTACCGTGGACATCATGAGCGTCGATCAACGCGAGGCAATGAGGGATATGGATTATTCGCAGCTCGTCGGGGCTCCGGAGGCTAGTGTCACGGCCAAAGAGGACGTGTCCGTGCCGCAGGTGGAGATGCTGATGATGATGAAAAAAACGATGGAGGTGAAGCCCGTGGAGACGATGGTGGCGAAGAGAAAGCGTGGTCGGCCGCCCGGGGGTCTGGCTAAGACGAACAAAACCACTCCGCTGGTTAGGAAGAAGAAGGACGAAGAGGATGTGTGTTTCATATGCTTCGATGGTGGGACCCTTGTGCTGTGTGATCGCCG GGGCTGCCCTAAAGCATATCATCCGGCCTGCATTAAGAGAGACGAGTCGTTCTTTAAATCAAGGGCTAAGTGGAATTGTG GTTGGCATATATGCAGCAGTTGTCAGAAGGCTGCACATTATATGTGCTATACTTGTACATATTCCCTGTGCAAGGGTTGTATCAAAGATGCTGATTATCTGAGCGTAAGAGGAAATAATGGATTTTGTGGGATGTGCATGAGAACTGTGATGCTGATTGAAAATTTCGAAGGAAATACAGAAGTG GCTCGAGTGGATTTTGACGACAAAAGTAGTTGGGAATATCTCTTCAAGATGTATTGGATATTTTTGAAGGGAAAACTATCATTAACTTTAGATGAGCTCACTCGAGCTAAAAATCCATGGAAAGGAGCTTATTCTATAGCTTATAAGGGGGGGTCTTCAGGTGAACTTTATGATGGTATTGATGACAAAGTTTCTAGTGGTGACAATTCTTGTgcaggcctgcaaacaaataatcccaaaaaaagaaaagctatCGAGCAGACTATTTTTAACAAGGACTCTCTAACTATGGAGAAAACAGGTTGCGACAAAGATCCGCATCTGCCGGAAGGCACAATATGGGCATCAAAGGAGCTCTTGGAATTTGTTGCACATATGAAAAATGGTGACACATCTGTGCTATCTCAGTTTGATGTCCAGGCTCTTTTGCTGGAGTATGTAAGGAAAAACAATCTTCGAGATCCTCACCGGAAATGCCAAATTGTTTGTGATTTGAGGCTCCTAAGTCTGTTTGGGAAAGCGCGCATACGTCACTTTGAAATGCTAAAGCTTCTTGAATCTCACTTTCTAATAAAAGAAAGCTCATCAGCAGATGATATATTAAGGGTGGGAGTTGTTGATGATATTCCTAGCCAGTTGGAGGCTGATGGGAGATATGATAACCAACTTCCAATAG GTACAAGCAAGGTGGCCAAACCATATAAACTTGGAGAAAGAAATGCTGATGTGATGCTCGAAATCTTAAATTTAGAAACCAAAGAAGTCATATCAATTGATGGAATTTCAAATCAGGACTTCTGTGAG GATGAATGCAAGCGTTTACACCAGAGTATAAAATGTGGGCTCATCAAACGATTGACTGTG GGTGAGATTCAGGAAAAAGCAATGACACTTCAAGCAGTGAGAGTAAATGAT GTGCTGGAAACTGAGATAATAGGACTTAATCAACTACATGATTGGGCAAGTGAAAAGGGACATGAGAAGGA GTTTAGAGAATGTGTGGAGAAATTACAGCTTCTGAACTCACCTGAGGAACGACAGCGCAGACTGTTTGAGATTTGCGAAGTACACATTGATCCTAAAATGGATCCAAGTTATGATTCTGAGGACGATGTGGGAGAATTAGATGAGAAGAAACAAG ATGATAATGTGAGGACAAAACTTTCTGGATATGCAAGAAAGGAGAGTGACCCTTTCTCTGCTCGAAGAGCAGGTGATGTCTCGAATGATTCTAAAACTGGGGCACAGAAAAACTTAACCAAGTCTTGCAAGCGAACTGGAAAAGCTGGTATCACAAGCAGTCCTGATAAAGGTGGAGCTACTTGGTTTCATGAGATAATGAATGGATCTTcttggaagaaaaaagaagcatCTGGCTTAAATAATTTGGATACACCAGCAAACCAGATCAATACTTCTGGTTCATTGACCATTGTTTGTAACAGTCAAGCAGTGGTCAAGTCTGAATTGTTTTCTGGGGTTGCAGCAGAAATTTCACCACTGGCTCTTTCTACACAGGCGGACGAATCTGCTAACAATTTTGAGACTGACAAAATTTGGCACTACCTAGACCCGAATGGAATAATTCAAGGACCATTTTCTATGTTACAACTACGTAAATGGAATACCATTGGGCACTTCCCTCCTGATCTCAGAATATGGAGGATAAATGAAAAGCTAGATAAATCTGTACTTTTGAATGATGCGTTAAGTGGGAAATACCATGAAGCAAAGATGGTGCCAGATAACAGTAATTTACCGTCTCAAGATCTTGGAGTTGCCACAGATGATAGAGATAATAATGGCTATGGTGGGTTGAGCGCAAGTACAAATACCTCTCAGATAGACAATAAAAAAGAGGGAAGCTGGGAGCCAGTGCAGAATGACCCAAGTGGTAATGATGGATTGTTCAGGAGCGATGAAAGGGTCTCTAGTTCATCTAGTTGGACTACACCTGCTGATGTCACCAACACTAATGAGAGAAAGAATGGTAGTTTTGAACCAGGCTGGGACTCATCAAAGGGTAATAGTTCTTGGCCTGACCAGCCCCAAGCGTGTGGTAGTTCACTAGTCCCGCCTGCATTTTCTGGCAAGTCGTTTGGATCTGTATCATATCCAGTGAGGGAAGTTTATGGGGGTGAATGTACTTCTGGTCAGGAGAATGGAAATTGCAATTCACAGAGCACTGCTGACAGTCAGTTTAAAAGTGAACAGGGTTTTGAGCACCGATTTGACAGTGAGGGCCATTCAGGCCAATCTTCTGGGCAGAGCTGGAGACCTCCACCTGTAAATGTATCATCAAGCGACTGGGTTTCCAGCTCTGGTTTCATTTCTCTAGTTAAGTCACTTAAAACAACTGAGGAAACTCAGGAAATTGATTTTCAAGGTCCATCAAATCCCACTCCAAAGCAAAGCAATGAAGACTTGGAAGTTCAGGCTCCCGAATACAAAGGAGCTGCTTCAAGTGTTCCCGTTCAGGATGCAGGCCCTAGCAGGAGTACTGCCTCTAGTTTAGTGGGTGGTGGGGGAAAAGTTTCTGAAGTAACTGATGAATTGGGAGGTTACTCCTCAACTCCTGCCAAACCTTCCATTGGGGATTGGGGCTCCAGTATTGTTTCTGCATCATCTCTGAAACCAACTGAAATTGTTCATGCTGCAACCCCGACTTCAATCAATGACCAACTGACACATTCTTCCCCATCCCATCCAACATCTAATGCATCTAGTTGGCAGGCAATTGTTACTGAACCCACTGAGTTTTGCTCTTTAGTTGATGAATCTGTTTCAGATCTGTTGGCTGAAGCTGAAGCAACGGAGTCTCTTGATGGCTTGCCTTCCCCTACTTCAATTATGAAATGTAGAGATGTATTGACACAGGATTCAAAACATGATTGTATCAGTCCTCTAGATGAGTTTAGCCCAGGGCTTGATCCCGGAAGAAGTGATGCTTTAAGCTCCACTGGTGATTTACAAGCACCTTCTCAGTCCACGGTGACTGATGAACGAGATGACATATGTCGTGCTGATGTTATTGATCCGGAAAAGAGATCAAGCATGCATTCCTCCTCaagttttgaagttgaaggAGATGCAAAGCCTGCCGATATTTCAGTGAACCAATGGGAAGCTCGTTCTGAAATCCAACCTACACCACCATCTGCAGCAAGTAGGGATATATCTACTACGCAGATGAGTTGGAGAGTGGGATTGGAAAGTAGAACAACCAGTTGGAGAGGGGTGCAGGGAAGTGCAAACGTTGGCCGGGGAGCATTAGatcaaagaaatacaaatatgggTTGGGGATCTGTTCAAATGGCAACACAGGACGGAATAAGTATGAATTTTGGTGCTTCTGCCGGGAATCCTGGTTTCCCGAAACTGAGAAGCAGCGGTGACAGATTCTCTGGACCTAGAGATTGGGGTTTTCAGAGCAGGGATGTAGGATATGGTAGAGGTAGGGGAACGTGGAACAGGCAGCCCTTTTTTGTTGGTGGAAATGAAAGTTCTTTCAGGCCTTCCAAAAGTCAcagaatttgtaaattttacGAAAGAGGGTATTGTAAGAAGGGAGCGTCGTGTAATTATTTGCACCCATGA